One genomic window of Providencia hangzhouensis includes the following:
- the ubiB gene encoding ubiquinone biosynthesis regulatory protein kinase UbiB, whose product MTPGEIKRLYFIIRVFLSYGLDELIPKTKLTLPLRIGRLGFFWIKNKHKDKTLGERLRLALQELGPVWIKFGQMLSTRRDLFPPAIADQLSLLQDKVASFDGKLARGYIEESLEGPLEQWFDDFDEQALASASIAQVHTATLKENGKDVVIKVIRPDILPIIKADIKLMYRIANWVPLLPDGRRLRPKEVVREYEKTLIDELNLLRESANAIQLRRNFENSAMLYIPEVYPDYCRENVMVMERIYGIPVSDITALKAQGTNMKLLAERGVKVFFTQVFRDSFFHADMHPGNIFVSYDHPEDPKYIGIDCGIVGSLNKEDKRYLAENFIAFFNRDYRKVAELHVDSGWVPSDTNVEDFEFAIRTVCEPIFEKPLAEISFGQVLLNLFNTARRFNMEVQPQLVLLQKTLLYVEGLGRQLYPQLDLWKTAKPFLEDWVHSQVGIPAITQALKEKAPYWAEKMPEIPDLIYGALRQHKYLQSNIDQLTQQLKSQRNKQRKSQYLLGIGATFILCGTLFLISNLTPFGIVFMVAGALSWLFGWCKTGGN is encoded by the coding sequence ATGACACCCGGTGAAATAAAACGACTTTACTTCATTATTCGGGTTTTTCTCTCTTACGGATTAGATGAGTTAATCCCCAAAACTAAACTAACGTTACCATTAAGAATAGGTCGCTTAGGTTTCTTTTGGATTAAAAATAAGCATAAAGACAAAACATTGGGCGAAAGACTTCGTCTCGCCCTTCAAGAACTCGGGCCAGTTTGGATCAAATTTGGCCAAATGCTATCGACTCGCCGAGATCTTTTCCCACCTGCAATCGCAGATCAATTGTCATTATTACAAGACAAAGTGGCAAGTTTTGATGGCAAACTGGCACGAGGCTATATTGAGGAATCTCTCGAAGGGCCTTTAGAACAGTGGTTTGATGACTTCGATGAACAAGCTTTAGCTTCTGCGTCTATTGCTCAGGTGCATACCGCAACGTTAAAAGAAAATGGTAAAGATGTTGTCATCAAGGTTATTCGTCCTGATATTCTGCCAATTATTAAAGCTGATATTAAGTTAATGTATCGTATTGCAAATTGGGTTCCTTTGCTGCCAGATGGGCGGCGATTAAGACCCAAAGAAGTCGTGCGTGAATACGAAAAAACCTTGATCGATGAGCTGAATTTGCTCCGTGAATCGGCAAATGCCATTCAGCTTCGTCGTAACTTTGAAAATAGCGCCATGCTGTATATACCAGAGGTATATCCAGATTATTGCCGTGAAAACGTGATGGTGATGGAGCGTATCTACGGGATCCCAGTTTCCGATATTACTGCGCTTAAAGCGCAGGGAACGAATATGAAACTGCTGGCAGAGCGTGGTGTTAAGGTCTTCTTTACACAGGTTTTCCGCGACAGCTTTTTCCATGCTGATATGCATCCAGGAAATATCTTTGTTAGTTACGATCATCCAGAGGACCCTAAATACATAGGGATAGACTGTGGGATAGTCGGCTCATTAAACAAAGAAGATAAGCGTTATTTGGCAGAAAACTTCATTGCTTTTTTTAATCGTGATTATCGTAAGGTAGCAGAACTGCACGTTGACTCCGGCTGGGTTCCTTCAGACACAAATGTGGAAGACTTTGAGTTTGCTATCCGTACCGTATGTGAGCCTATTTTTGAAAAACCATTAGCTGAAATTTCGTTTGGGCAAGTATTATTGAATTTATTTAATACAGCACGTCGTTTCAACATGGAAGTTCAACCACAGTTGGTATTATTACAAAAAACATTATTGTATGTAGAAGGCCTAGGACGGCAGCTTTACCCACAGCTTGATCTCTGGAAAACCGCAAAACCATTTCTAGAGGACTGGGTTCATAGCCAAGTAGGGATACCTGCAATTACTCAGGCATTAAAAGAAAAAGCACCTTATTGGGCAGAAAAAATGCCTGAAATACCGGATTTAATTTATGGTGCATTACGGCAGCATAAGTACTTACAATCAAATATCGATCAACTAACTCAACAACTGAAAAGTCAGCGTAATAAGCAGCGTAAATCTCAGTACCTTTTAGGTATCGGTGCTACATTTATTCTCTGTGGGACTCTATTCCTCATTTCTAATCTCACACCGTTTGGAATTGTATTTATGGTGGCAGGTGCACTGTCTTGGTTGTTTGGTTGGTGTAAAACCGGCGGAAATTAA
- the tatA gene encoding twin-arginine translocase TatA/TatE family subunit: protein MESTIAMAAFGSPWQLIIIALLIILIFGTKKLRSLGSDLGESLKGFKKAMSDDEKAKAEQEKQDADFAPKNITEQQAAEKKESPVESKNKEQG, encoded by the coding sequence ATGGAATCAACTATTGCAATGGCTGCTTTCGGTAGTCCTTGGCAACTCATTATCATTGCTTTACTTATTATTTTAATTTTCGGCACCAAAAAATTGCGTTCTTTAGGCTCAGATTTGGGTGAGTCACTCAAAGGCTTTAAAAAAGCAATGAGTGATGACGAAAAAGCAAAAGCAGAACAAGAAAAGCAAGATGCTGACTTCGCACCTAAAAATATTACTGAACAACAGGCTGCTGAAAAGAAAGAAAGCCCAGTTGAGAGCAAAAACAAAGAGCAGGGTTAA
- the tatB gene encoding Sec-independent protein translocase protein TatB yields the protein MFDIGFSELLLIAVIGLVVLGPERLPVAVRTVAGWIRAMRSMAANVQNELSQELKLQELQETLKKVEEKANLEALSPELKQSMEELRTAAQSLKSDYQATTNDIETELNKAKEITDSYDSAVKEAKDNTQQSPEESDPNPEHAAKMAAVVEDEKPEDSVAVKTVESLDAKVKNSNQTESEK from the coding sequence GTGTTTGACATAGGTTTTAGTGAACTGTTGCTTATTGCAGTTATTGGTCTCGTTGTATTAGGCCCTGAGCGGTTACCAGTGGCAGTGAGAACTGTCGCTGGGTGGATCCGTGCGATGCGCTCTATGGCTGCAAATGTACAAAACGAGTTATCGCAAGAGTTAAAGCTGCAGGAGCTGCAAGAAACGCTGAAAAAGGTGGAAGAAAAAGCTAATTTAGAAGCGCTTTCTCCTGAACTTAAGCAGTCAATGGAAGAACTGCGTACAGCGGCACAATCGCTTAAAAGCGATTACCAAGCGACAACCAATGATATTGAAACAGAGTTAAACAAAGCAAAAGAGATCACTGACAGTTACGATAGTGCTGTAAAGGAAGCGAAAGATAATACTCAGCAGTCACCTGAAGAGTCTGATCCAAACCCAGAGCATGCTGCTAAAATGGCGGCTGTTGTTGAGGATGAAAAGCCAGAAGATTCAGTTGCCGTGAAAACAGTAGAATCACTCGATGCTAAAGTAAAAAACTCTAATCAAACTGAAAGTGAAAAATAA
- the tatC gene encoding Sec-independent protein translocase subunit TatC encodes MAVNDTQPLISHLIELRKRLLNCLITVLIVFAALAYFSNDIYRLVAAPLIDKLPVGSQMSATDVASTFFTPIKLTMMVSVFVSIPVILYQIWAFIAPALYKHERKLMLPLLVSSSFLFYLGMAFAYFVVFPLAFGFFVKTTPDSVNFIPDISKYLSFVMTLFMAFGAAFEVPIAIILLCWTGVTTPESLKRKRPYILVGAFIVGMFLTPPDVLSQTLLAVPMYLLFELGVLLSNFYVGKGRNRQEGAEEEEKEES; translated from the coding sequence ATGGCTGTAAATGATACACAACCACTTATTAGCCACCTCATTGAACTTCGCAAACGGCTGTTAAACTGTTTAATTACAGTTTTAATTGTTTTTGCTGCGCTTGCTTATTTTTCAAATGATATCTATCGGCTGGTAGCAGCCCCTTTGATTGATAAGCTACCAGTAGGTTCGCAAATGAGTGCGACAGATGTGGCGTCAACATTCTTTACCCCAATTAAATTGACAATGATGGTTTCGGTTTTTGTATCGATACCGGTTATTCTCTATCAAATTTGGGCTTTTATTGCACCTGCCTTATACAAGCATGAACGCAAACTCATGTTGCCTTTGCTTGTTTCAAGTAGTTTCTTGTTTTATTTGGGAATGGCATTTGCCTACTTCGTTGTTTTTCCGCTCGCATTTGGTTTCTTTGTTAAAACGACCCCAGATAGCGTTAACTTTATTCCCGATATCAGTAAATATCTTAGTTTCGTCATGACATTATTCATGGCTTTTGGTGCGGCATTTGAAGTACCTATTGCAATTATTTTACTGTGTTGGACAGGCGTGACTACACCCGAATCTCTGAAACGTAAACGTCCTTATATTTTAGTTGGGGCATTTATCGTTGGGATGTTTTTAACGCCGCCAGATGTACTCTCTCAAACTTTGCTTGCTGTTCCAATGTATTTGCTTTTCGAGCTCGGAGTTTTACTATCCAATTTCTATGTTGGTAAAGGTAGAAACCGGCAAGAAGGGGCAGAGGAAGAAGAAAAAGAAGAGTCTTGA
- the rfaH gene encoding transcription/translation regulatory transformer protein RfaH, which translates to MEKWYLLYCKRGQIERAMEHLNRQNVVCMTPMTEMEKVVRGKRVTVQEALFPNYLFVKFDHNEIHTTTIQSTRGVSHFIRFGQFPTEVPEEIIELLQQTPVSYSVAPDIPKHGDQVTITEGIFAGVQAIFDEPNGEYRSILLLNILNKSVPKVVDNTQFKKNTD; encoded by the coding sequence ATGGAAAAATGGTATTTGCTTTATTGCAAACGCGGCCAAATTGAACGGGCTATGGAGCATTTAAACCGACAGAATGTTGTTTGTATGACGCCCATGACTGAAATGGAAAAGGTGGTTAGAGGGAAAAGGGTGACAGTGCAAGAAGCCCTGTTTCCAAACTACTTATTTGTGAAATTTGATCATAATGAAATTCATACGACAACTATCCAATCAACAAGAGGGGTTAGCCATTTTATTCGTTTTGGCCAATTTCCGACGGAAGTCCCCGAAGAAATTATTGAGCTATTACAACAAACCCCCGTTAGTTATTCCGTCGCACCAGATATACCAAAACATGGCGACCAAGTGACAATTACCGAAGGTATTTTCGCGGGAGTACAAGCTATTTTTGATGAGCCTAATGGAGAGTATCGTTCTATTCTTTTACTGAATATTTTAAATAAAAGTGTACCTAAAGTGGTTGATAATACGCAATTTAAAAAAAATACAGATTGA
- the pepE gene encoding dipeptidase PepE: protein MDIFLLSNGKLPGNPVWLSYALPRIKEMIVRKNIKSAVLVPYAVLRGSHDERAEQLSDALGIKVTSIEHFSSPVEAIEQAECILVSGGNTWWLNKCLHENGLIVAIQRAVRERGVPYIGWSAGCNVATPSIRTTNDMPVSNAAIMPSLGLFPLQINPHYIDAHISGHMGETRDERLQEFCVINPHEVVVALREGSGLQIKDNELHYFSGKDEGFKLFQHNKTFSEQFDTLLLEKLVPFDCQ, encoded by the coding sequence ATGGATATCTTTTTGTTGAGTAACGGTAAGCTACCAGGCAACCCGGTATGGCTCAGCTACGCCTTACCTCGAATCAAAGAAATGATTGTTCGTAAGAACATAAAGTCAGCAGTTTTGGTTCCGTATGCAGTTCTTCGCGGTTCACATGACGAAAGAGCAGAACAGCTTTCAGATGCGTTGGGAATAAAAGTTACGTCTATTGAGCACTTTTCTAGTCCTGTGGAAGCGATTGAGCAGGCAGAATGTATTCTTGTGAGTGGTGGTAACACTTGGTGGTTGAATAAATGCCTACATGAGAACGGGTTGATAGTTGCGATTCAACGTGCGGTTCGTGAGCGTGGTGTGCCATATATCGGCTGGAGTGCAGGATGCAATGTAGCGACTCCAAGTATCCGTACTACGAATGATATGCCTGTTAGTAATGCTGCAATTATGCCATCTCTGGGGCTATTTCCATTACAAATTAACCCTCATTATATTGATGCTCATATTTCTGGTCATATGGGCGAAACTCGTGATGAACGATTACAAGAATTTTGTGTGATTAATCCTCATGAAGTTGTTGTTGCGCTCAGGGAAGGAAGTGGGTTACAAATTAAAGATAATGAACTTCATTATTTCAGCGGAAAAGATGAAGGTTTTAAACTATTTCAGCATAATAAAACATTCTCAGAACAATTTGATACTTTACTATTAGAAAAATTAGTCCCTTTTGATTGCCAGTAA
- the ubiD gene encoding 4-hydroxy-3-polyprenylbenzoate decarboxylase encodes MKYRDLRDFISQLEKQGELKRITMEVDPYLEMTEIADRTLRAGGPALLFENPKGYNMPVLCNLFGTTKRVAMGMGQEDIKALHDVGKLLAFLKEPDPPKGFRDLFDKLPKFKQVLNMPAKRLSSAPCQEQIWAGEDVDLTKIPVMHCWPEDAAPLITWGLTVTKGPHKERQNLGIYRQQVLGKNKVIMRWLSHRGGALDFQEWCQAHPGEKFPVAVALGADPATILGAVTPVPDTLSEYAFAGLLRGNKTEVVKCISNDLEVPAGAEIILEGYIEPGEMAPEGPYGDHTGYYNEIDSFPVFTVTHVTQRRDAIYHSTYTGRPPDEPAVLGEALNEVLVPILQKQFPEIVDFYLPPEGCSYRLAVVTMKKQYAGHAKRVMMGVWSYLRQFMYTKFVIVCDDDINARDWKDVIWAITTRMDPARDTVMMENTPIDYLDFASPVSGLGSKMGLDATNKWPGETDREWGRPIVMTESVKSRIDDIWEQLNIFDKK; translated from the coding sequence ATGAAATACCGTGACCTTAGAGATTTCATCTCGCAACTTGAGAAACAAGGCGAGCTAAAACGCATTACAATGGAAGTCGACCCCTATTTGGAAATGACTGAAATTGCAGATCGCACACTAAGAGCAGGGGGACCGGCCCTATTATTTGAAAATCCCAAAGGCTATAACATGCCAGTCTTGTGTAACCTTTTCGGAACAACTAAACGTGTTGCAATGGGGATGGGGCAAGAAGACATAAAAGCATTACATGATGTAGGCAAATTACTCGCTTTTCTGAAAGAGCCCGATCCTCCGAAAGGCTTTCGTGACCTTTTCGATAAACTACCAAAATTCAAGCAAGTGCTAAATATGCCTGCAAAACGGCTAAGCTCTGCGCCTTGTCAGGAACAAATTTGGGCTGGTGAAGACGTTGATCTTACAAAAATCCCAGTTATGCATTGTTGGCCTGAAGATGCCGCTCCTTTAATTACATGGGGGCTGACAGTGACTAAAGGCCCACATAAAGAAAGGCAAAACTTAGGTATTTATCGTCAGCAAGTTCTTGGAAAAAACAAAGTTATTATGCGTTGGTTGTCTCATCGCGGTGGCGCTCTGGATTTTCAAGAATGGTGCCAAGCGCATCCCGGTGAAAAATTTCCTGTTGCAGTCGCCCTGGGTGCAGACCCAGCAACCATTTTAGGCGCGGTAACACCGGTCCCTGACACATTGTCAGAATATGCTTTTGCGGGGTTATTACGTGGTAATAAAACCGAGGTTGTTAAATGCATATCGAATGACCTTGAAGTTCCCGCTGGCGCTGAAATTATTTTAGAAGGGTATATTGAGCCAGGTGAAATGGCTCCCGAAGGTCCTTATGGTGACCATACCGGTTATTATAATGAAATAGACAGTTTCCCGGTATTTACTGTGACTCATGTGACTCAGCGTCGTGATGCAATTTATCATTCAACTTATACGGGAAGGCCACCAGATGAGCCCGCAGTATTAGGGGAGGCGTTAAACGAAGTCCTTGTTCCCATTCTTCAAAAACAATTTCCTGAAATTGTTGATTTTTATCTTCCTCCTGAAGGGTGCTCGTATCGTCTTGCCGTTGTGACAATGAAAAAACAATATGCAGGACATGCCAAAAGGGTCATGATGGGGGTCTGGTCATACCTGCGCCAATTCATGTACACTAAGTTTGTTATTGTTTGTGATGACGATATTAATGCACGGGACTGGAAAGATGTTATCTGGGCAATTACAACTCGGATGGACCCTGCTCGTGATACCGTGATGATGGAAAACACACCAATAGATTATCTCGACTTCGCTTCCCCTGTGTCTGGGCTGGGTTCAAAAATGGGGCTTGATGCCACCAATAAATGGCCGGGTGAGACAGATCGTGAATGGGGGCGTCCTATCGTAATGACAGAGAGCGTTAAATCTCGCATTGATGATATTTGGGAACAATTAAATATTTTTGACAAAAAATAA
- the fre gene encoding NAD(P)H-flavin reductase — translation MATLSCKVTSVESITDTVYRVILLPDGPFHFKAGQYLMVVMDERDKRPFSMASTPHNKETIELHIGASEINLYAMAVMDRILDQKRIDIDIPHGKAWFRENSSNAMILIAGGTGFSYTHSVLLAALAENPNRDITFYWGGRQLEHLYDLGELQALSENYPNLKITPVVEQPDELWRGRTGTVLSAVLEDFGDLSGHDIYIAGRFEMAKIARERFCNERGGKPEQLFGDAYEFI, via the coding sequence ATGGCAACTTTAAGCTGTAAAGTAACATCTGTTGAATCTATCACGGATACGGTTTATCGGGTGATTTTGTTGCCAGATGGTCCTTTTCATTTTAAAGCAGGCCAATATTTAATGGTCGTGATGGATGAGCGTGACAAACGACCATTTTCAATGGCTTCAACTCCTCACAATAAAGAAACTATTGAGTTACATATCGGTGCTTCTGAAATCAATCTATATGCAATGGCAGTAATGGATAGAATTTTGGATCAAAAACGTATTGATATCGACATCCCACATGGTAAAGCTTGGTTTCGAGAAAATAGCAGTAATGCCATGATCTTAATTGCTGGTGGGACAGGTTTTTCCTATACCCACTCAGTATTGCTTGCGGCTTTAGCTGAAAACCCGAATCGTGATATCACTTTCTATTGGGGTGGTCGTCAATTGGAGCACTTATACGATCTTGGCGAATTACAGGCTCTTAGTGAAAACTATCCTAATTTAAAGATCACACCAGTTGTAGAGCAACCAGATGAACTATGGCGAGGCAGAACAGGAACGGTTCTGAGTGCAGTGCTAGAAGATTTCGGTGACTTATCAGGTCATGATATCTATATTGCAGGCCGTTTTGAAATGGCGAAAATAGCTAGAGAACGGTTTTGTAATGAGCGCGGAGGTAAACCGGAGCAGTTATTCGGTGATGCTTATGAATTCATTTAA
- the fadA gene encoding acetyl-CoA C-acyltransferase FadA has product MENVVIIDGIRTPMGRSKGGVFRHVRAEDLSAHLMNAIFERNPNASNKELDDIIWGCVQQTLEQGFNIAKNAALLTAIPHTVPAVTVNRLCGSSMQAIHDASRLIMTGDAKSVLIGGVEHMGHVPMTHGIDFNPKLTLRVAKAAGAMGLTAEMLAKMYKISREEQDAFALRSHQLAALATEKGKFNNEIVPINGHDATGNLISVNYDEVIRFDASLQGLAALRPAFDPVSGTVTAGNSSALSDGASAMLLTSESYATQQGIKPRAKIRAMAVVGCDPSIMGFGPVPASELALKRAGLTLNDIDIIELNEAFAAQSIACLKGLKLSENQLDDKVNLSGGAIALGHPLGCSGARISTALLNHLEQNDKQFGLATMCIGFGQGIATIIERV; this is encoded by the coding sequence ATGGAAAATGTCGTCATTATTGATGGAATACGTACACCAATGGGCCGTTCAAAAGGTGGGGTATTTCGCCATGTTAGAGCTGAAGACCTTTCTGCACACCTCATGAATGCGATTTTTGAACGTAATCCAAACGCAAGTAACAAAGAATTGGATGACATCATCTGGGGTTGTGTTCAGCAAACACTGGAGCAAGGGTTTAATATTGCTAAAAATGCAGCATTACTCACGGCTATACCTCATACGGTTCCTGCCGTTACAGTAAATCGCCTTTGTGGTTCATCAATGCAAGCAATACATGATGCGAGCCGGTTAATTATGACGGGTGATGCAAAATCAGTACTCATTGGTGGAGTGGAGCATATGGGTCACGTACCAATGACTCATGGTATAGATTTCAACCCTAAACTGACTTTACGAGTTGCTAAAGCCGCAGGCGCTATGGGACTGACCGCTGAAATGCTTGCCAAAATGTATAAAATTAGCCGAGAAGAGCAAGATGCATTTGCATTAAGGTCTCACCAGCTTGCAGCCCTTGCAACGGAAAAAGGGAAGTTCAATAACGAGATCGTTCCAATTAATGGCCATGATGCCACAGGTAACCTCATTTCAGTAAATTATGATGAAGTGATTCGCTTTGATGCAAGCTTGCAAGGTTTAGCGGCTCTTCGCCCTGCCTTCGACCCTGTTAGTGGGACGGTGACCGCAGGTAATTCATCTGCTCTATCTGACGGTGCGTCTGCGATGTTACTGACCAGCGAAAGTTATGCCACTCAGCAAGGAATTAAACCACGAGCTAAAATACGCGCAATGGCCGTTGTTGGCTGTGACCCATCAATCATGGGATTTGGGCCTGTGCCAGCAAGTGAGCTCGCTTTAAAGCGAGCAGGACTAACTTTAAATGATATTGATATTATTGAATTAAATGAAGCTTTTGCGGCACAATCTATTGCATGTCTAAAAGGCTTGAAGCTATCAGAAAACCAATTAGATGATAAAGTAAATCTCAGCGGAGGGGCTATTGCACTTGGCCACCCTTTGGGATGCTCAGGAGCAAGAATTTCAACAGCTTTGCTTAATCATTTAGAACAAAACGATAAACAGTTTGGTTTAGCCACCATGTGTATCGGGTTCGGCCAAGGTATAGCCACAATTATCGAACGAGTTTAA
- the fadB gene encoding fatty acid oxidation complex subunit alpha FadB — MLYQSDTIYIQWLKQGIAELVFNSPGPINKLDTHTVASLDEAVSVLEQQTELQGVIFRSDKPAFIVGADIKEFLSLFEASKETLSDWLHYANSIFNRIEDLPVPTICAINGYALGGGCECILSTDFRIASPDARIGLPETKLGIMPGFGGSVRLPRLIGLDSALEIITAGKDVDASQALKLGLVDAVVNTEALAQSALQVIESAIAGAFNWHKKRQPKLSPLQLKPIEQTMSFNVAKGMVYKVAGKHYPAPMTAVNTIEKAANCTRDEALKHETAAFVPLAHSDVARALVNIFLNDQQVKSNSKKIAQHVDIPTHATVLGAGIMGGGIAYQSASKGVPVLMKDINVKSLDLGIEEAQKLLNNQFERGKITAAKMAATLSSIHPSLSYNGVENSQIVVEAVVENPKVKAAVLSEVESLVTSETILASNTSTIPISTLAKSLKRPENFCGMHFFNPVHRMPLVEIIRGEQTSDNTVAKVVAYANKMGKTPIVVNDCPGFFVNRVLFPYFAGFNLLLQDGADFREIDKVMEKEFGWPMGPAYLLDVVGIDTAFHAEQVMAQGFPERMGKKGKNAIDVMYEQQRFGQKNGQGFYQYEKDKKGKPKKINDPRADELLATICPTKRTFTKEEIIARMMAPMINEVVRCLEEGIIQSPSDADIALVYGLGFPPFRGGVFCYLDTLGSQSYLKTTESLQHLSPLYHAPNGLKEKAATNARYYPQPPVVAIDVKKVARG; from the coding sequence ATGCTTTATCAAAGTGACACTATCTATATTCAATGGTTGAAACAAGGGATTGCAGAACTGGTTTTTAACTCACCAGGGCCAATTAATAAATTGGATACCCACACCGTTGCTTCACTTGATGAAGCCGTGTCTGTTCTTGAGCAACAAACCGAGCTGCAAGGTGTAATTTTCCGTTCTGATAAACCCGCTTTTATTGTTGGCGCTGATATCAAAGAATTTCTTTCACTCTTTGAAGCGTCAAAAGAAACACTAAGCGATTGGTTGCACTACGCTAATAGTATTTTTAATCGCATTGAAGACCTACCTGTTCCAACGATTTGTGCCATTAATGGCTATGCATTAGGTGGTGGCTGTGAATGCATTTTATCCACTGATTTTCGCATCGCTTCACCTGATGCTCGAATTGGGCTTCCTGAAACAAAACTTGGGATCATGCCTGGCTTTGGTGGGTCCGTTCGGCTTCCTCGATTAATTGGTTTGGATAGCGCATTAGAAATTATTACTGCGGGTAAAGATGTCGATGCCTCGCAAGCTTTAAAACTAGGCCTTGTTGACGCGGTTGTTAATACAGAAGCTCTCGCACAGTCAGCGCTGCAAGTCATTGAATCTGCAATTGCTGGGGCCTTCAATTGGCATAAAAAACGTCAACCTAAGCTTAGCCCTCTACAATTGAAACCTATTGAGCAAACGATGAGTTTCAATGTTGCTAAGGGGATGGTGTACAAGGTTGCAGGCAAACACTATCCAGCGCCTATGACTGCTGTAAATACGATTGAAAAGGCAGCAAATTGCACTCGTGATGAAGCCTTGAAGCATGAAACAGCTGCATTTGTTCCTCTAGCGCATAGTGATGTTGCACGTGCGTTAGTGAATATTTTTCTAAATGACCAACAAGTTAAGTCAAACAGTAAAAAAATCGCACAACATGTTGATATTCCAACGCATGCTACCGTATTAGGTGCAGGGATTATGGGCGGAGGCATTGCATATCAATCTGCCAGTAAAGGCGTACCTGTCTTAATGAAGGATATTAATGTTAAGTCATTAGACTTAGGGATTGAAGAAGCACAAAAGCTATTAAATAATCAATTTGAGCGTGGAAAAATCACCGCAGCGAAAATGGCGGCAACCTTATCATCTATTCATCCCTCATTATCTTACAACGGGGTGGAAAATAGCCAAATCGTCGTTGAAGCCGTTGTTGAGAACCCGAAAGTCAAAGCCGCTGTATTATCTGAAGTTGAGTCCTTAGTAACAAGTGAAACTATACTGGCTTCAAATACATCAACTATTCCAATTTCAACCCTCGCAAAATCACTAAAACGCCCAGAAAATTTCTGCGGTATGCACTTTTTTAACCCAGTGCATCGGATGCCATTAGTTGAAATTATCCGAGGAGAACAAACTTCTGATAACACTGTTGCCAAGGTTGTTGCCTACGCCAATAAAATGGGGAAAACCCCTATTGTTGTCAATGACTGCCCTGGCTTCTTTGTTAACCGGGTACTTTTTCCTTATTTTGCGGGCTTTAACTTACTGCTACAAGATGGAGCTGACTTTAGAGAAATAGACAAAGTCATGGAAAAAGAGTTTGGCTGGCCAATGGGGCCTGCTTATCTTCTTGATGTTGTTGGTATTGATACTGCTTTTCATGCAGAGCAAGTTATGGCTCAAGGTTTTCCTGAACGAATGGGGAAAAAAGGCAAAAATGCCATCGATGTGATGTATGAACAACAACGCTTTGGTCAAAAGAATGGCCAAGGGTTTTATCAATATGAAAAAGATAAAAAAGGGAAACCGAAAAAAATTAATGACCCTAGGGCTGATGAATTACTTGCTACTATTTGCCCAACAAAGCGCACTTTCACCAAAGAAGAAATTATTGCTCGAATGATGGCTCCTATGATTAACGAAGTTGTTCGTTGCTTAGAGGAAGGTATTATTCAAAGCCCTTCAGATGCAGATATTGCTTTAGTTTATGGTTTAGGCTTTCCACCATTCAGAGGAGGGGTGTTCTGCTATTTAGATACCTTAGGCAGCCAGTCTTACTTAAAAACGACGGAATCTTTACAGCATTTAAGTCCTCTATATCATGCGCCTAATGGCTTAAAAGAAAAAGCGGCTACCAATGCAAGATATTACCCACAGCCACCTGTAGTGGCGATTGATGTCAAAAAAGTTGCGAGAGGTTAA